tgcttcttttaattttcctTTCTATTAGATCTTTTTCATCAAATAGATAAATAATCTTATAAAAGTCCAGGTTGTCtgataaatcatttttactCATTTTGTTGTGACCATCtaaattcattatttctACATTAAATTTagatgaatatatttttggcatttttgtaatataaGGAAAATagttattcatttttttacatatttttttgattatttccaaatttttcttttgatcTAATCCTATTATTAAATAGTTTGGtttataaagtaaaatatcCGACAACATTAAGTTAGGATAAGAAAGTAATGAAAAAGATTTACTATACCCGCATGTTTTTATATGCACATGTGAACTCAATAAATTAATGGATGTAaaagaatttattaaataatataaagatgTGTGAACTTGAATATCTGACTGctttaaaatatagaaaaaatgcTTTTGGTATATGCTTTTTTCATAATACTTTTCATCATTATAATCTATATATTCCTCGgaatttttatatagatTAGTACTTTCACTATATTTAATATCCTTTAAATTATgagtattatttatatttaaattattgatTTCCTTTTCATTATCCAAGAAggaaaaagatatatttgaGTCGTTTGAAGACAACAAATTATTGATATTCGTATCTAAatcatatttaaataattttaatattttttctaatttaatgttattaatgtaaatatctacgtatttttttttcttaatatacATATCtattattaaagaaataataactTTTACAGAATtcaaaacatttttttttagtgaaAATATGTTGTTTATGTTTGTTAAGCAATGAAGATCAgctattaatattattttattcagCTTTATAACTTTCTCCTTTCTTTTacctataatttttttttttcttttagcttctaaatttattaaaggGTGTAGACATCCTATATAATTCCCTAAATGAATATTACCACTTGgctaaataaatttaaaaaaaaaaaaaataataaataattatcattattattatttgttaaATATAAATCCGCATTTTTACCTTTATTCCAGTTAGAAATGTgcaattattttttagttgaaaattaattttttttttatatattttggtTACTCTAAAGAGATAAAAAACAATAcctttaaattttcttactttaatatttttacaaaaataaatctGAATAAATAAgagaaaagataaaattatgaTATGTTCCTTCTTCATTATATTCATCTATTATTTCCCAAAAAATTAAcgaaagtaaaataaatccatttttttttaataaaaatacaataaataactgaaaatatacatatatataatgcttagaaggaaaaaaatattttgtttaGATTATTGTTACAAAATTCTTTACAATATCAATTACTGAATTTTTggtaattttttgaaaaggagtaatatgaaaaaatacaaGATAGAAAATatctacattttttttcagtatattctatattaaagtaataaatttaaaacatGATTTtgtaagaataaaaaatttttatcttttgaaAAGTTGtgaaatttaatattaaaaagaatatatataagtagtaataaaattaagataattatttaataaaaataataaaaattgaatCACTAAAATTTTTCAATTCTTTAATatgtgtttttttttttttttttttaaatcaagaATTATTAgtgtttatttatttacaaaaaaaaaaagagaaaactGAGTTTAAGTGGGGAATGAGaaaaataatgtatatattacaaaaaaattaaaatgctTTTTTTTACAAGTATATAATTAAGttcttaaataatatttaaaaaaaaataaacatattttaGTTAAGTAAAAacgagagaaaaaaaaaaaaaatacaaattttaTATCCTATTAGTtgatcaaataaaaatattaactatatatataaaataaaaaacatttatatattataatggAAAAGGTATGAACATATTAATAGTATAAAAaccattatttaaaaatgtaatataattgtaatataaaaattaaaaatataatccaattattacaaaatatcttttaaatatcaaatatatcttccaatgaatatttttgatagttcataaatttattcatattactattgttttttttaattttatcatttatttgTTTGATTATAACTTTTCTCTGATATAATTTATCGTTTAAATTAGTTTGTAGAGAGTCTtcacttttattaaaatttatattttcttttattt
The sequence above is drawn from the Plasmodium relictum strain SGS1 genome assembly, chromosome: 14 genome and encodes:
- a CDS encoding tryptophan--tRNA ligase, putative, with product MKKEHIIILSFLLFIQIYFCKNIKVRKFKGIVFYLFRVTKIYKKKINFQLKNNCTFLTGIKPSGNIHLGNYIGCLHPLINLEAKRKKKIIGKRKEKVIKLNKIILIADLHCLTNINNIFSLKKNVLNSVKVIISLIIDMYIKKKKYVDIYINNIKLEKILKLFKYDLDTNINNLLSSNDSNISFSFLDNEKEINNLNINNTHNLKDIKYSESTNLYKNSEEYIDYNDEKYYEKSIYQKHFFYILKQSDIQVHTSLYYLINSFTSINLLSSHVHIKTCGYSKSFSLLSYPNLMLSDILLYKPNYLIIGLDQKKNLEIIKKICKKMNNYFPYITKMPKIYSSKFNVEIMNLDGHNKMSKNDLSDNLDFYKIIYLFDEKDLIERKIKRSKTDNFNDLKYGETDRKEINNLINIFIFFYYYKIKNSESIKTNHKTFYSFKKIFLNKRKQIPEGSKSFYNVFHNPKNTNDDIKYSNNLKDGIKNNLKIINEDDIYFKKNNINPNFNEKVINNILSSYNNNYYNFKNELSLLIYDHFLTSKYYYNILLSKDNLVNNILKMGKRSLSIRANETFKEFKKKLNI